AGTTGCCGGTATGAGCATACCAATCACTGTGTTTACTTCATGGAGGCTGAAGCTGTCTGCTAACGGTGCCGGAAAGTTTGATCGCCTTGTTCAACGAGGCATCCCCGGATCAGAAACCCTGCAGCAGAAATTTCAAGCGCCGGCCGCCTGTTCGAATTAAAGACTATTCGATACGTTATGCGGGCCGGTGCGGATCCGGCGATAGATGGCTGTCACGCTCAGCAGCAACAGGATCCCATTGAACTGGTGCAGGACGGCGAACCAGATATAATTCGGTCTGCCCGCATGGAAAAGACAAGCAATGCCCAGAGAAACCTGAATGATCAATAGCAGCAGCGGGTAAAGCGCCGGCCCTGACAATTCCGACCGGGCCGGTAAAAGGCGCGCATACAGGAAAAAGCTTAAAAAGAGGACGCATAACAAATAAGCAAGCAGGCGGTGGATAAACTGGATCAGCAGGGGGTCGTAAATTATCCGGAGAAGGAAACCGCCGGTTATGCCGGATGATGGGATGAAAAATGTCCCGTTGATATCCGGCCACGTGGGCGCATAGAGCACCGCATGTGTACCTGCCATAAAAGCGCCAAAAATGAGCTGAAGACAGAGCACGAGGCAGGTCAGCACCGTCAATAGCCTAAATGGCCGGGATACATACACCGGCTCGTTATCCGCCTGAAGCCTAAGATACATCCAGAACAGATAAACAAGTAAAAATAGCGCCAGGCAAAAATGCACAGCCAGCCGGATATGGCTTACCGCGACATCGGTATCATTCAGACCGCTTTGAACCATTAACCACCCGGCAAGCCCCTGTACGGCTCCCAGTACAAATAAGCCGGTCAACTGCCATTTTAAGTGCCGGTCAAACTTCCGCTGCAAGAGAAAAACCATAAAAGGAATGATAAACACCAGACCCATGACTCTTGCCCATTCCCGGTGAAGCCATTCCCAGAAAAATAGCCCCTTGTAATCGGCCAATGTAAAGTGACTGTTTAGTTTTTTAAATTGTGCGATCTGTTGGTATTGTGCAAAGCTGTGGCTCCAATCGGCGTGGTTTAGTGGAGGTAGCGCGCCCAATAGCGGTTTCCATTCCGTGATCGATAGACCTGAACCGGTAAGACGGGTGATACCACCCAATAAAATCTGGACCAGTACCATCAATATCCCTGCCCCCAGCCATAAGCGGATCTGCCTTCCGGAGGCCTCTGAAGTCTTTGTCATTTAAAAAAGTTTTAGGATTCGGGTTTTCATGGTACACAAAATCCGGCAAAGTGCAAATGTAGTCGCCAATAACCCTGCAAAAAATGACATTGGGCATTAAACGCTGAATAAAGAACATTCAGCTTGTCAAACAGACCGCAATACAATCGGGCAATTGCCCGGGTTATCCGGAGTCAGCCTTTAATCCGCGGAGCACG
Above is a window of Mucilaginibacter ginsenosidivorans DNA encoding:
- a CDS encoding COX15/CtaA family protein, translated to MTKTSEASGRQIRLWLGAGILMVLVQILLGGITRLTGSGLSITEWKPLLGALPPLNHADWSHSFAQYQQIAQFKKLNSHFTLADYKGLFFWEWLHREWARVMGLVFIIPFMVFLLQRKFDRHLKWQLTGLFVLGAVQGLAGWLMVQSGLNDTDVAVSHIRLAVHFCLALFLLVYLFWMYLRLQADNEPVYVSRPFRLLTVLTCLVLCLQLIFGAFMAGTHAVLYAPTWPDINGTFFIPSSGITGGFLLRIIYDPLLIQFIHRLLAYLLCVLFLSFFLYARLLPARSELSGPALYPLLLLIIQVSLGIACLFHAGRPNYIWFAVLHQFNGILLLLSVTAIYRRIRTGPHNVSNSL